One Streptomyces sp. SAI-135 DNA segment encodes these proteins:
- a CDS encoding SpoIIE family protein phosphatase, whose translation MSDTPIDDPDSIDYPAVFQALPGMVALLTPDLVYADVNEEFLRMAGRRREEVVGRYLFDVFPDNPNDTASTGMLNLAASLHRVLETGERDSMALQRYDVEVPGRPGVWEERYWSPCNAPVLGADGKVELLVHRVEEVTELIRARGGQGGDRARVLEAELYTRARELQALNERLRQAHARDSEVALALQDAMLPTARQSLHHQVAVRYRPAVGALNVCGDWYDLVDLVGGHRVGVSVGDVVGHGLPAAGVMGQLRSALSAASRVAEGPAQALDVLGRYAHVVDGAESATAVTTFIDFDHRTITYSSAGHPPPMLVHADGRVECLDKATDPPLDARPDPMPRPQAQTAFTGGATLALYTDGLVERRREDIDTGLTRLADSLVRHREDDPETLADAVLLELLPPGGATDDTALVILRL comes from the coding sequence ATGAGCGACACACCCATCGACGACCCCGACTCCATCGACTACCCAGCCGTGTTCCAGGCCCTGCCCGGCATGGTCGCACTGCTCACACCCGACCTGGTGTACGCGGACGTCAACGAGGAGTTCCTGCGCATGGCCGGGCGCCGGCGCGAGGAGGTGGTGGGCCGCTACCTCTTCGACGTGTTCCCGGACAACCCCAACGACACCGCGTCCACCGGCATGCTCAATCTGGCCGCCTCCCTGCACCGGGTGCTGGAGACCGGGGAGCGCGACTCCATGGCGCTCCAGCGCTACGACGTCGAGGTGCCGGGCCGGCCGGGAGTGTGGGAGGAGCGCTACTGGAGCCCGTGCAACGCCCCGGTGCTCGGCGCGGACGGCAAGGTCGAGCTGCTCGTGCACCGGGTCGAGGAGGTCACCGAGCTGATCCGGGCCCGCGGCGGCCAGGGCGGCGACCGGGCCCGCGTCCTGGAGGCCGAGCTGTACACCCGCGCCCGTGAACTCCAGGCGCTCAACGAGCGGCTGCGGCAGGCCCACGCCCGGGACAGTGAGGTCGCCCTCGCCCTGCAGGACGCCATGCTGCCCACCGCCCGGCAGTCGCTGCACCACCAGGTCGCCGTGCGCTACCGGCCGGCGGTCGGCGCGCTGAACGTGTGCGGCGACTGGTACGACCTGGTCGACCTGGTGGGCGGCCACCGCGTCGGTGTCTCGGTCGGTGACGTGGTGGGCCACGGACTCCCGGCCGCCGGGGTGATGGGCCAGCTGCGCAGCGCCCTGAGCGCCGCCTCCCGGGTGGCCGAGGGGCCGGCGCAGGCCCTGGACGTGCTGGGCCGGTACGCCCATGTCGTCGACGGCGCCGAGTCCGCCACCGCGGTCACCACCTTCATCGACTTCGACCACCGCACCATCACCTACAGCAGCGCGGGGCACCCGCCGCCGATGCTGGTGCACGCCGACGGCCGGGTGGAGTGCCTGGACAAGGCGACCGACCCGCCGCTCGACGCCCGCCCCGACCCGATGCCCCGGCCGCAGGCGCAGACCGCCTTCACCGGCGGCGCCACCCTCGCGCTGTACACCGACGGCCTGGTGGAGCGGCGCCGTGAGGACATCGACACCGGGCTCACCCGGCTCGCCGACTCCCTCGTCCGGCACCGCGAGGACGACCCCGAGACCCTCGCCGACGCGGTCCTGCTGGAGCTCCTGCCGCCCGGCGGCGCCACGGACGACACGGCCCTGGTGATCCTACGGCTGTGA
- a CDS encoding lysophospholipid acyltransferase family protein, whose translation MFYYLLKYVLLGPLLRLVFRPRIEGLEHIPESGAAIVAGNHLSFSDHFLMPAVLKRRITFLAKAEYFTGPGIKGRLTAFFFRSAGQIPVDRSGKEAGKAAIREGLGVLRKDELLGIYPEGTRSHDGRLYKGKVGVAVMALKAQVPVIPCAMIGTFEAQPPGKVIPNIHPVVIRFGKPLDFSRYAGMENEKAILRAITDEIMYAILTLSEQEYVDQYAAVVKAEEAAAAKEAKERKFPRLPLS comes from the coding sequence TTGTTCTACTACCTGCTCAAATACGTGCTGTTGGGGCCGTTGCTGAGACTGGTCTTCCGGCCTCGAATAGAAGGTCTGGAGCACATCCCGGAGTCGGGTGCGGCCATCGTCGCCGGCAATCACCTGTCGTTCTCCGACCATTTCCTGATGCCCGCGGTGCTCAAGCGGCGCATCACCTTCCTGGCGAAGGCCGAGTACTTCACCGGCCCCGGCATCAAGGGCCGGCTGACCGCCTTCTTCTTCCGCAGCGCCGGGCAGATCCCGGTCGACCGGTCCGGCAAGGAAGCGGGCAAGGCCGCCATCCGCGAGGGCCTCGGCGTGCTGCGCAAGGACGAACTGCTCGGCATCTACCCGGAGGGCACCCGCTCCCACGACGGCCGCCTCTACAAGGGCAAGGTGGGCGTCGCGGTGATGGCGCTCAAGGCGCAGGTCCCGGTCATCCCCTGCGCGATGATCGGCACCTTCGAGGCCCAGCCGCCCGGCAAGGTGATCCCCAACATCCACCCCGTGGTGATCCGCTTCGGCAAGCCGCTGGACTTCTCCCGCTACGCCGGGATGGAGAACGAGAAGGCGATCCTGCGGGCCATCACCGACGAGATCATGTACGCCATCCTGACGCTGTCCGAGCAGGAGTACGTCGACCAGTACGCGGCCGTGGTGAAGGCGGAGGAGGCCGCCGCGGCGAAGGAGGCGAAGGAGCGCAAGTTCCCGCGCCTTCCGTTGAGTTGA
- a CDS encoding NAD(P)-dependent oxidoreductase has translation MVIGATGQIGRAAVAALAGDDWEVTAVSRGGGRDESWPARVRTARADRADDAALAAAVGDGCEVLVDVVAYGPAHARQLLSLADRVGSAVVISSVSVYEDDKGRNFDTQGEPDGFPEYPVPLTEDQRTVTPGDTSYSTRKAGLERELLAAGERLPTTLLRAGAVHGPHCRTPRELYFVKRNLDGRARRVLPFGGRSRFHPASVHNLAELIRLAAARPGSRALNAVDPDAPTVAEIAAAIDAVMGVRTETVLLDGPPPSPAVGDTPWSVPVPVVCDMSAAERELGYRAVVRYADRLSETVAWIEEQLAGRDWREAYPRMFQTYGDLFDYAAEDAYLHSLGA, from the coding sequence GTGGTGATCGGGGCGACGGGACAGATCGGACGGGCGGCCGTGGCGGCGCTCGCCGGGGACGACTGGGAGGTGACGGCCGTCTCACGGGGCGGCGGCCGGGACGAGAGCTGGCCCGCGCGGGTGCGCACCGCGCGCGCCGACCGGGCGGACGACGCCGCTCTGGCCGCCGCGGTGGGCGACGGCTGCGAGGTCCTGGTGGACGTGGTGGCCTACGGTCCCGCGCACGCACGGCAGTTGCTGTCGCTGGCCGACCGGGTGGGCTCGGCCGTGGTGATCTCCAGCGTGTCGGTGTACGAGGACGACAAGGGCCGTAACTTCGACACCCAGGGTGAGCCGGACGGCTTCCCGGAGTACCCGGTGCCCCTGACCGAGGACCAGCGGACCGTCACCCCAGGCGACACCTCGTACAGCACCCGCAAGGCGGGGCTGGAGCGTGAACTCCTGGCCGCCGGGGAGCGGTTGCCCACCACGCTGCTGCGGGCCGGCGCGGTCCACGGCCCGCACTGCCGGACCCCGCGCGAGCTCTACTTCGTCAAGCGCAACCTGGACGGCAGGGCTCGGCGCGTCCTCCCGTTCGGCGGGCGCAGCCGCTTCCACCCCGCGAGCGTCCACAACCTCGCGGAGCTGATCCGGCTCGCCGCCGCGCGGCCGGGTTCACGGGCCCTGAACGCCGTGGATCCGGACGCCCCCACGGTGGCGGAGATCGCCGCCGCGATCGACGCCGTCATGGGCGTGCGGACCGAGACGGTCCTGCTGGACGGGCCGCCGCCGTCGCCGGCCGTGGGCGACACGCCGTGGTCGGTGCCCGTGCCGGTCGTCTGCGACATGTCCGCCGCGGAACGGGAGTTGGGCTACCGGGCGGTGGTGCGGTACGCGGACCGGCTGTCTGAGACCGTCGCCTGGATCGAGGAGCAGCTGGCCGGACGGGACTGGCGGGAGGCCTATCCGAGGATGTTCCAGACCTACGGCGACCTCTTCGACTACGCGGCGGAGGACGCGTACCTCCACTCGCTCGGCGCATGA
- a CDS encoding alpha/beta hydrolase: MRETRPKWRTTALGSAGVLITATLISGAVAAPASGANTSDLTGRHVQDREAVGAAIAAARAAKAGIDWADCPADWGIAKPVQCGWVSVPLDYAKPNGKQIKLAVDRIGNTGTAAERQGALVYNPGGPGGSGMRFPLRVVNKNPIWANAAKAYDFVGFDPRGVGHSAPISCMDPQEFVKAPKMDPVPDSEADKLAQRKLAREYAEGCAERTGKAMLQQMTTPNTVRDLDVIRAALGEKKLNYLGVSYGTYIGAVYGTMYPNHVRRMVVDSVVNPSREKIWYEANLDQDIAFEGRWKDWEDWVAANDATFHLGTTRAAVEAKWLELRATAKKNPLGGVVGPAELIGFFQSAPYYDSSWVPVATAFSKYVAGDTQALVDAAAPDLTDTAGNISSENGNAVYTAVECTDAKWPTSWKKWDRDNTALHQKYPFMTWANAWLNLPCATWPVKQQTPVNVRTGKGLPGVLIVQSERDAATPYEGGVELHQRFKGSRLITEKDAGSHGVTGLVNPCINTRVDAYLLTGKLDATDVTCTPHATPKP, translated from the coding sequence TTGAGGGAGACGAGACCGAAGTGGCGCACGACGGCACTCGGTTCGGCCGGCGTGCTCATCACGGCCACACTGATATCCGGTGCCGTCGCGGCACCCGCGTCCGGCGCCAACACGTCCGACCTGACGGGCCGGCACGTACAGGACCGCGAGGCCGTGGGCGCCGCGATCGCCGCGGCCCGAGCCGCGAAGGCCGGCATCGACTGGGCGGACTGCCCCGCCGACTGGGGGATCGCGAAGCCGGTCCAGTGCGGTTGGGTCAGCGTGCCGCTGGACTACGCGAAGCCGAACGGCAAGCAGATCAAGCTCGCTGTCGACCGCATCGGCAACACCGGCACCGCGGCGGAGCGCCAGGGCGCCCTCGTCTACAACCCGGGCGGCCCCGGCGGCTCGGGCATGCGCTTCCCGCTGCGCGTCGTCAACAAGAACCCGATCTGGGCGAACGCGGCCAAGGCGTACGACTTCGTGGGCTTCGACCCGCGCGGTGTCGGCCACTCCGCGCCCATCTCCTGCATGGACCCGCAGGAGTTCGTGAAGGCGCCCAAGATGGACCCGGTGCCGGACAGCGAGGCCGACAAGCTCGCCCAGCGCAAGCTGGCCCGTGAGTACGCCGAGGGCTGCGCCGAGCGCACCGGCAAGGCCATGCTCCAGCAGATGACCACGCCGAACACCGTGCGCGACCTGGACGTCATCCGCGCCGCGCTCGGCGAGAAGAAGCTCAACTACCTGGGCGTCTCCTACGGCACCTACATCGGCGCCGTGTACGGCACCATGTACCCGAACCACGTGCGCCGCATGGTCGTCGACAGCGTGGTCAACCCCTCGCGGGAGAAGATCTGGTACGAGGCCAACCTCGACCAGGACATCGCCTTCGAGGGCCGCTGGAAGGACTGGGAGGACTGGGTCGCCGCCAACGACGCCACCTTCCACCTCGGCACCACCCGGGCCGCGGTCGAGGCGAAGTGGCTCGAACTGCGGGCCACCGCCAAGAAGAACCCCCTCGGCGGGGTCGTAGGACCGGCCGAGCTGATCGGCTTCTTCCAGAGCGCCCCGTACTACGACTCCTCGTGGGTGCCGGTCGCCACGGCGTTCAGCAAGTACGTCGCCGGTGACACCCAGGCGCTGGTCGACGCGGCCGCCCCGGACCTCACCGACACCGCGGGCAACATCTCCTCGGAGAACGGCAACGCCGTCTACACGGCCGTCGAGTGCACCGACGCCAAGTGGCCCACCAGCTGGAAGAAGTGGGACCGGGACAACACCGCGCTGCACCAGAAGTACCCGTTCATGACCTGGGCCAACGCCTGGCTGAACCTGCCCTGCGCCACCTGGCCGGTCAAGCAGCAGACCCCGGTGAACGTCAGGACCGGCAAGGGTCTGCCCGGAGTGCTGATCGTGCAGTCCGAGCGGGACGCGGCCACCCCGTACGAGGGCGGCGTCGAACTGCACCAGCGCTTCAAGGGCTCCCGCCTGATCACCGAGAAGGACGCGGGCTCCCACGGCGTGACCGGTCTGGTCAACCCCTGCATCAACACGCGGGTGGACGCCTACCTGCTCACCGGCAAGCTGGACGCGACCGACGTGACCTGCACCCCGCACGCCACGCCGAAGCCGTAA
- a CDS encoding urease accessory protein UreD, with protein MDGVTTAVTGVRATARLVARDDGRGGTALPVLESDGPLALRRTRGSGAEARVMLVGAMSGPLGGDHFTVEAEVRQGARLRMGSAAATIALPGQTKGGARYDVRLTVADGGELRWLPEQLISAGGSDLSVGTRIDLAATGRLVLREEQVLGRVGEEPGRLTSRLVLRIAGRTVLDQELACGPGAPGGWDGPAVLAGHRTVGQLLVARPEFAEQPVPARVLGEGAAVVPLAGPAVLVTAVAPDALLLRRVLDTALAQLAP; from the coding sequence GTGGACGGCGTGACCACGGCCGTGACCGGCGTGCGGGCGACCGCGCGGCTGGTCGCCCGGGACGACGGGCGCGGTGGCACGGCCCTGCCCGTCCTGGAGAGCGACGGACCGCTGGCCCTGCGGCGCACCCGGGGAAGCGGCGCCGAGGCCCGGGTCATGCTGGTCGGCGCGATGAGCGGGCCCCTCGGCGGCGACCACTTCACCGTCGAGGCCGAGGTCCGGCAGGGCGCCCGGCTGCGCATGGGCTCGGCCGCCGCCACCATCGCCCTGCCGGGGCAGACCAAGGGCGGGGCCCGCTACGACGTACGGCTCACCGTCGCCGACGGGGGAGAACTGCGCTGGCTGCCCGAGCAGTTGATCTCCGCGGGCGGCAGCGACCTGTCCGTCGGCACACGGATCGACCTCGCGGCGACGGGCCGGCTCGTGCTGCGCGAGGAACAGGTCCTCGGGCGGGTGGGGGAGGAGCCGGGACGGCTCACCAGCCGGCTGGTGCTGCGGATCGCGGGCCGGACCGTGCTCGACCAGGAACTGGCCTGCGGGCCCGGCGCGCCCGGCGGCTGGGACGGCCCGGCCGTGCTCGCGGGGCACCGGACGGTCGGTCAGCTCCTCGTCGCACGGCCTGAGTTCGCCGAGCAGCCGGTACCGGCGCGGGTGCTCGGTGAGGGCGCCGCCGTCGTTCCCCTGGCCGGACCCGCCGTGCTCGTCACCGCCGTGGCCCCGGACGCCCTGCTGCTGCGCCGGGTCCTGGACACGGCTCTGGCGCAACTCGCACCGTAG
- the ureG gene encoding urease accessory protein UreG encodes MHLDHHHDGPAAVSADAHRKNGSRRALRIGLGGPVGSGKTATVAALCRALRDELSLAVVTNDIYTREDAEFLLREAVLPPERITAVETGACPHTAIRDDISANLEAVEDLEDQAGPLDLVLVESGGDNLTATFSKGLVDAQIFVIDVAGGDDIPRKGGPGVTTADLLIVNKTDLAPYVGSDLARMAADAKAQRAELPVVLQSLRSETGVKDVVDWVRSQLAAWTA; translated from the coding sequence ATGCACTTGGACCACCACCACGACGGCCCCGCAGCAGTGAGCGCCGACGCCCACCGCAAGAACGGCTCCCGCCGAGCCCTCCGCATCGGCCTCGGCGGCCCCGTGGGCTCCGGCAAGACCGCCACCGTGGCCGCGCTCTGCCGCGCCCTGCGCGACGAACTCTCCCTCGCCGTCGTCACCAACGACATCTACACCCGCGAGGACGCCGAGTTCCTGCTCAGGGAAGCCGTGCTGCCCCCCGAGCGCATCACCGCCGTGGAGACGGGCGCCTGCCCCCACACGGCGATCCGCGACGACATCTCCGCCAACCTCGAAGCCGTCGAGGACCTGGAGGACCAGGCCGGCCCCCTGGACCTCGTCCTCGTGGAGAGCGGCGGCGACAACCTCACCGCCACCTTCTCCAAGGGTTTGGTCGACGCCCAGATCTTCGTCATCGACGTGGCCGGAGGGGACGACATCCCGCGGAAGGGCGGCCCCGGCGTCACCACCGCCGACCTGCTCATCGTCAACAAGACCGACCTGGCCCCGTACGTCGGCTCCGACCTCGCCCGGATGGCCGCCGACGCCAAGGCCCAGCGCGCCGAACTCCCGGTCGTCCTTCAGTCGTTGCGGAGCGAGACCGGCGTCAAGGACGTCGTCGACTGGGTGCGGTCGCAGCTCGCCGCGTGGACGGCGTGA
- a CDS encoding urease accessory UreF family protein, whose protein sequence is MSRAALLVLADGRFPAGGHAHSGGAEAAVKAGRITNAESLESFCRGRLHTAGLVSSALAAAAVLGVDPRRLDEAADARTPAPALRVAARKLGRQLTRAARATWPSPELDTLAREFPKGAHQPVVLGLTARAAGLEPVDAAYCAAYESVSGPASATVRLLSLDPFDATGVLARLAPELDRVADLAVEAARRAAAGGVDELPAASAPLLEIGAEAHAAWPVRLFAS, encoded by the coding sequence ATGTCCAGGGCTGCACTTCTGGTCCTGGCCGACGGCCGCTTTCCCGCCGGGGGCCACGCGCACTCCGGCGGGGCGGAGGCGGCGGTCAAGGCGGGACGGATCACCAACGCGGAGAGCCTGGAGTCCTTCTGCCGCGGGCGACTGCACACGGCGGGCCTGGTGTCCTCGGCCCTCGCCGCGGCGGCCGTACTCGGCGTGGACCCACGGCGGTTGGACGAGGCGGCGGACGCCCGCACGCCGGCCCCCGCCCTGCGGGTCGCCGCCCGGAAACTGGGCCGCCAGTTGACGCGGGCGGCCCGGGCGACCTGGCCCTCGCCCGAACTCGACACCTTGGCAAGGGAGTTCCCCAAGGGAGCACACCAGCCGGTGGTGCTCGGCCTGACGGCACGCGCGGCGGGCCTGGAACCCGTGGACGCGGCCTACTGCGCGGCGTACGAGAGCGTGAGCGGCCCGGCGAGCGCGACGGTCCGCCTGCTGAGCCTGGACCCCTTCGACGCCACGGGAGTACTGGCCAGGCTGGCACCGGAGCTGGACCGCGTGGCGGACCTGGCGGTGGAGGCGGCAAGGAGGGCCGCGGCCGGGGGAGTCGACGAGTTGCCCGCGGCATCCGCACCCCTGCTGGAAATCGGAGCAGAAGCACACGCGGCATGGCCCGTACGCCTGTTCGCATCGTAA
- a CDS encoding urease subunit alpha: protein MPEISRAAYADLFGPTTGDRIRLADTDLLIEIEEDRSGGPGRAGDEAVFGGGKVIRESMGQSRATRAEGTPDTVITGAVVVDHWGVVKADIGIRDGRITGIGKAGNPDTMDGVHPDLVIGPETEVIAGNGRILTAGAIDAHVHFICPQIADEALSAGITTLVGGGTGPAEGSKATTVTPGPWHLARMLEAMEQYPLNIGFLGKGNTVSHEAMLSQIRGGALGLKLHEDWGSTPAVIDASLTVAERTGIQVAIHTDTLNEAGFVGDTLAAIAGRGIHAYHTEGAGGGHAPDIMTVVSQPHVLPSSTNPTRPFTVNTAEEHLDMLMVCHHLNAAVPEDLAFAESRIRPTTIGAEDILHDMGAISIISSDSQAMGRVGEVVMRTWQTAHVMKRRRGALPGDGRADNHRVRRYVAKYTINPAVAQGLAREIGSVETGKLADLVLWEPAFFGVKPHLVLKGGQIAYAQMGDANASIPTPQPILPRPMYGAIGRAPASNSFNFVAPLAIEDGLPERLQLGKRFVAIESTRGVTKADMRENDARPDVRVDPDSFAVHIDGELVEATPAAELPMAQRYFLF from the coding sequence ATGCCTGAGATCTCCCGTGCCGCCTACGCCGACCTGTTCGGCCCCACCACCGGCGACCGCATCCGGCTCGCCGACACCGATCTGCTGATCGAGATCGAGGAGGATCGTTCCGGCGGTCCCGGACGCGCCGGTGACGAGGCCGTGTTCGGCGGCGGCAAGGTCATCCGCGAGTCGATGGGCCAGTCGCGTGCCACCCGCGCGGAGGGCACCCCGGACACCGTCATCACCGGCGCGGTCGTCGTCGACCACTGGGGTGTCGTCAAGGCCGACATCGGCATCCGCGACGGCCGAATCACCGGCATCGGCAAGGCGGGCAACCCCGACACCATGGACGGAGTCCACCCGGACCTGGTGATCGGCCCCGAGACCGAGGTCATCGCGGGCAACGGCCGCATCCTGACCGCCGGCGCCATCGACGCGCACGTCCACTTCATCTGCCCGCAGATCGCCGACGAGGCGCTGTCCGCGGGCATCACCACCCTGGTCGGCGGTGGCACCGGCCCCGCCGAAGGCTCCAAGGCGACCACCGTCACCCCCGGTCCCTGGCACCTCGCCCGGATGCTGGAGGCGATGGAGCAGTACCCGCTCAACATCGGCTTCCTCGGCAAGGGCAACACCGTCTCCCACGAGGCGATGCTGTCGCAGATCCGCGGTGGCGCCCTCGGCCTCAAGCTGCACGAGGACTGGGGCTCGACCCCGGCCGTCATCGACGCCTCGCTGACCGTCGCCGAGCGGACCGGCATCCAGGTCGCCATCCACACCGACACCCTCAACGAGGCCGGATTCGTGGGCGACACGCTCGCCGCGATCGCCGGCCGGGGCATCCACGCGTACCACACCGAGGGCGCGGGCGGCGGACACGCGCCGGACATCATGACCGTGGTCTCCCAGCCGCACGTGCTGCCGAGTTCGACCAACCCGACCCGGCCCTTCACGGTCAACACCGCCGAGGAACACCTCGACATGCTGATGGTGTGCCACCACCTCAACGCGGCGGTCCCGGAGGACCTGGCCTTCGCCGAGTCCCGCATCCGCCCCACCACCATCGGCGCCGAGGACATCCTGCACGACATGGGCGCCATCTCGATCATCTCCTCCGACTCCCAGGCCATGGGCCGGGTCGGCGAGGTCGTCATGCGCACCTGGCAGACCGCGCACGTCATGAAGCGGCGGCGCGGCGCGCTGCCCGGTGACGGCCGGGCGGACAACCATCGGGTACGGCGCTACGTCGCCAAGTACACGATCAACCCCGCCGTCGCCCAGGGCCTCGCCCGCGAGATCGGCTCGGTGGAGACGGGCAAGCTCGCCGACCTGGTGCTGTGGGAGCCCGCGTTCTTCGGGGTCAAGCCGCATCTCGTGCTCAAGGGCGGTCAGATCGCCTACGCGCAGATGGGCGACGCCAACGCGTCCATCCCGACCCCGCAGCCGATCCTTCCCCGGCCGATGTACGGGGCGATCGGGCGGGCCCCCGCCTCGAACTCCTTCAACTTCGTGGCCCCCCTCGCCATAGAGGACGGGCTGCCGGAGCGGCTCCAGCTCGGCAAGCGCTTCGTGGCGATCGAGTCGACGCGCGGGGTCACCAAGGCCGACATGCGGGAGAACGACGCACGGCCCGACGTCCGGGTCGACCCCGACAGCTTCGCCGTACACATCGACGGGGAGCTGGTGGAGGCCACTCCGGCGGCCGAACTGCCCATGGCCCAGCGTTACTTCCTGTTCTGA
- a CDS encoding urease subunit beta: protein MIPGEILFADGPVAYNEGREVTRLTVLNAADRPVQVGSHYHFAETNPGLEFDRAAARGRRLNIAAGTAVRFEPGIPVDVELVPLTGARVVPGLRGETGGALDA from the coding sequence ATGATTCCCGGAGAGATCCTCTTCGCCGACGGGCCGGTTGCCTACAACGAGGGCCGCGAGGTCACCCGGCTCACCGTCCTCAACGCCGCCGACCGGCCCGTCCAGGTCGGCTCCCACTACCACTTCGCCGAGACCAACCCCGGCCTGGAGTTCGACCGCGCCGCGGCGCGCGGCAGGCGGCTGAACATCGCCGCCGGCACCGCCGTGCGCTTCGAGCCCGGAATCCCCGTCGACGTGGAACTCGTCCCGCTCACCGGCGCCCGCGTGGTGCCCGGCCTGCGCGGGGAGACCGGAGGTGCCCTCGATGCCTGA
- a CDS encoding urease subunit gamma: MQLTPHEQERLLIHVAADVAEKRRARGLRLNHPEAVALITSHILEGARDGRTVAELMASGRTLLSREDVMEGIPEMIHDVQVEATFPDGTKLVTVHDPIV, encoded by the coding sequence GTGCAACTGACCCCGCACGAGCAAGAGAGGCTGCTCATCCACGTGGCGGCCGACGTGGCCGAGAAGCGTAGGGCCCGCGGGCTCAGGCTCAACCACCCCGAGGCGGTCGCCCTCATCACCTCGCACATCCTCGAAGGCGCGCGTGACGGCCGTACCGTCGCCGAACTCATGGCCTCCGGGCGGACGTTGCTGTCCCGCGAGGACGTCATGGAGGGCATCCCCGAGATGATCCACGACGTGCAGGTCGAGGCGACCTTCCCGGACGGCACCAAGCTCGTCACCGTCCACGACCCGATCGTCTGA
- a CDS encoding TetR/AcrR family transcriptional regulator translates to MARVSQAHLDARRRQILDGAALCFARNGFHATSMQDVLKEVDLSAGAVYRYFSGKEELIGAIVEEVLGQVREGFEEAARSTPPPAPDLLVASVLSRVLATKEYLTVDGRPAFPGLVVQVWAETIRNEELSAVLREGYGAVRAAWTRIVGQYQDAGTMRSDVPPEHVARTMMAAAMGFLAQQALFGPASADDLAAGLRALMSMRGDADTR, encoded by the coding sequence ATGGCTCGCGTATCCCAGGCACACCTCGACGCCCGCCGCCGGCAGATCCTCGACGGCGCCGCGCTCTGCTTCGCCCGCAACGGCTTCCACGCCACGTCCATGCAGGACGTGCTCAAGGAGGTCGACCTCTCGGCAGGCGCGGTGTACCGCTACTTCAGCGGCAAGGAGGAGCTGATCGGCGCGATCGTCGAAGAGGTGCTCGGGCAGGTCCGCGAGGGATTCGAGGAGGCGGCCCGCAGCACCCCGCCCCCCGCGCCGGACCTCCTGGTCGCCTCGGTGCTCAGCCGTGTCCTCGCCACCAAGGAGTACCTGACCGTGGACGGCAGACCCGCGTTCCCGGGTCTTGTCGTCCAGGTGTGGGCGGAGACGATCCGCAACGAGGAGCTCTCGGCCGTCCTGCGGGAGGGCTACGGCGCGGTGCGGGCGGCCTGGACCCGGATCGTCGGGCAGTACCAGGATGCCGGGACGATGCGCTCGGACGTTCCCCCGGAACACGTGGCCCGCACCATGATGGCGGCCGCGATGGGCTTCCTCGCGCAGCAGGCGCTGTTCGGGCCGGCCTCCGCCGACGACCTGGCGGCGGGTCTACGGGCGTTGATGAGCATGCGGGGCGACGCCGACACGCGCTGA